One Verrucomicrobiota bacterium genomic window, TCGTCGCGCCTCGCCCACGGCCAAAATCCTTCGCCGCAAAGGCCCACCCAATTCATGAACAGCACAATAGCGGGCCAGGCCGCATCTCGGTGCATCCCGATGTTGCCGGTGATGCAGGTAGGGCGCGTCCGTCCCGGCGCGCCGCCGGAGCATGATGTTTTGCATCCCGTGGGCGGCGGGCTGGGACAGGCCCGCCCTACCAACAACATCGGGATACACGGGCCGCATCTGTTCGACGGGCGATGTTTCCGATCGCAAGTGGAACGAAACTGAGATGGCGGAGAGGGTGGGAATCGAACCACACCCCGGCCCGTGGAACGGGCCGACAACGGTTTTGAAGACCGCGGGGGACACCAGCCACCCATCACTCTCCATCGCTTCGCGGCTTAGTCCTCCATTCAGAGATTGAACTGCCACTTCGCGCAACGAAGTAACCAAAATCATCGCCGGAATCTCAAGTCGCGCTTTGATTCGCGGAGGTCCCAAACCATCGGCAACAAGCTAATCCCAGTCCCATTCCTTGAATAAATCGGCGATAGGAAAAGTGAATCCAGGCATGAGATTCTCGCCGGCCAGCGAGGCTCCTCGACCGAGGATTTGGCGGCGGGTGGGGGAATGACAGATCTCCACAAACTCCTCCTCAGGATGAATGATCCACGCAAGCCGGCTGCCGCTGTCAAAAAAGTCATCAAGGCGGTCTTGAACTTCCGCCGGGGTGTTTGACGGCGACAAAACTTCGACCGCCAAATCCGGCGCACCCGGGAAGAAAGTGCGGCTGCGGGGTTGGAAACCGAGTTTGTCCAGACGGTCCTTGGTCACGAACGAAAAGTCGGGCGCCCGGCAATTCCGATTCCGCATCCAAAATCCGGCGTTCGATCCAAGAACCACCCCCAACCGACGTTCGTTGGCAAACGTGTTCATGGCCATGGACAATCGCATGCAGATACGTTCGTGGAAAAAGTGATTTTTGGGACTCATGATCAATTTGCCGTTGATCACTTCGTGAGTATAACCTTCTCCGGGCAATGCTTCCAAATCGGCCTCGGTCCACACGCGCTTCGTCTGCTCCAACGCCGTGCTCATAACGTAAGTGTCTAGCGCTGAGGAGGGTGCAAGTCGAGGCAATCCTTGGCATTCACGATTGCCGTTTTACCTGCATCATGGAAAGTGCTTTCGAACCCGTTTGACATCCAAAACCGTGAATGCTGAACAGTGGGGATTCAATGGCGGAGAGAGAGGGATTCGAACCCACGGTACTTTTTAGGTACTCACGCTTTCCAGGCGTGCGCCTTAAACCACTCAGCCATCTCTCCTGCCAAGCCCAGACAGTCTCGCCCTGGATCTGCCCGTTCGCAATCCCTTTTTGCTCACCGACAAGGCGAGGGGTGCATCCAGAGGTTGTCGGTGACCGGTTGTCGTGGTAGCGCAGACAGCCCTGTCTGCTGTAGCGCAGGCTGCCCAGCCTGCGGGGCGACGAAGGGAACCAGGCGCGTGGAGAGCATGGAACGGCGTCGTTCTTCACCCGCCGGGCCGACTGGCAGTCGGCGATACGGCAGGCTGGGCAGCCTGCGCCACACTGCCGACAACCTTCGGATGCGCCGCAAGGCGAGGGGTGCATGCGCAAGTTGCCGGGGCGCGTCATTCGTGGCGCTTCCGCTCGCGCCCATCGGCCGCACCGATCTCCTCCCCTCTATGACCCGCCCAGGGGTGGAGGCCTGCGCCCTCGCAACACCCTTCCCTTTTGAACTTTCCCTGCTCTCGAGTTTCTTGCCCGGGTGTTTTGCTCGACAGCGTTGGGGGGGCTCCCTAGTTTGCAACGCCGTTCAAACGCATGCCGGCCTCGATCCCATCCGTTCCTCCTGCAAAACCCTGGGATCTCGCGGTCGCCTACCGAATCTACCCCGGAATCGGACGACCCCCGCCTTGTTACGGCGATGACAAGCTGATGTTGTCCGATTTCTGCCTGCGTTCCTTCAAGCAAGCGATGGAAGGGGTGAAGGCCAAGATTTGGGTGCTTCTGGATGGATGTCCGCCCACGTATCGCCGCCTGTTCGAGCGCATGTTTCCCGAGGGCAATCTGGTCATTCAGGAACTCCCCGGCGTTGGGAATCTTCCCACCTTCGGACGTCAGATCGAATTGTTGACGGAACAGGCTGATGCGGACTGGGTGTATTTCGCCGAGGACGACTACTTCTATTTTCCCGGCGCTTTCGCCGAAATGCTGCGGCAACTTCAACGCCAGGACGGTCCCGATTTCGTGACGCCCTACGATCATTTGGATTATTATACTTCGCCCATTCATGAAGCGTATTCAAAGCCACGGCCTGCGAAGGACCGCGTGTGGCGTCCGGCCGGTTCCTCCTGCCTGACGTTTATGACGGGGCGCGAAACCTTGAGGCAAACCACCCCGCTTTTTCGCAGTTATTGCCGAGGGAACACGGATCTGGCGTTGTGGCTCAGTGTGACGCGTCATCCCACGCTTTTTCCACCCGGTGCCTTGAGGGTGGCCCGGAGGCAGCCCGGGCTGCTGAGGTTCCTCGCGCAGTCCTGGTGGTTTCATCCGGGACAAAACGCGCGGGGAAAGCGGTGGACATTGGCGGCCCCTGTTCCCACGATGGCTGCACACATGGAACGTCATTATCTGCCTCCCGGGCTGGCTTGGGATCAGATCTTCAGCGAGGCGGCATCGGCCTGGTCCATGCCACCCATCCCGGCCGGAAAGGCCTGCGCTTAAGATGGGCACGAATCTGACTGCGGAGACGCATTCCTCGACCCCTCTTTGGGTGCGGCGACTGGCGCATGGCGTCGTGGACGCTTACAACGCCGTGGTCGTCGCGCTCCAGCCGCCCTGGACGCCGGGTCCGGCGGTGCCGGAGCTTTTCGAGATTGCGGAACGGGCGAGGAGTTTGTCCGACATCAGCGATCATTTGGTGCCATTGTACTATGAGACGCTGGAGCTTGCGCCCAAGCTCATTGTCGAGTTGGGAGTGAGAGGCGGGGAAAGCACTTTTGTGTTCGAGCGGGTGGCGCGCAGAACGGGCGCGGCGTTGGTCAGTGTCGATCTGGAGGATTGCTCGAAGGTGCTCGATTACCCGAGGTGGAATTTTGTCCGAGCCGACGACATCGAGTTCTCCCAGCGTTTTCCCGATTGGTGCCGGGAAAAGCAATTGCCGGCGGAGATCGACGCGCTGTTCATCGACACCAGCCATGTTTACGAACACACGCTGCAGGAGATGAAGTCATGGCTGCCTTGGGTGGGGGCGCGCGGCAAAGTCTTTTTTCACGACACTAATCAGCGGCGCTTTTACTGGCGGAGGAATGGGACGGCCGGATTGGGATGGTGGAACGAGCGCGGGGTGATTCGAGCCATCGAGGATTACTTCGGGCGCCGTTTCGATGAGCGCCGCGATTTCGTGGATGCCGCGGGAGGCTGGATGATCCGGCACACGTCGACGTGCTCCGGCCTGACCATCCTGAGCCGGATCCCCGGGGCGGACGGTTCCGGCCGGTGACGCGACCGCCGGGGCTTGCATCCGGGCCCAGTGACTTTCATCCTGGGGCCGCTATGGAATCAGCTGGGAAAACATGGACGGAGTTGGTCCGGATCCTTTCTTCCGACCGCGTGTTGACAGCGCGAGAGGATTTAATCCCGTATTCCTTCGATGGGACGGCCGCTTTGACTCAGGCTCCGGGCGCGGTGGTCTTCGTCGAGACGGCGGATGAAGTCGCGGCGATTCTGAAGTGGGCCAACGCGGAGAAGATTCCCATCGTCACGCGCGGATCCGGAACGGGATTGAGCGGGGGAAGCCTTCCGGTTCCGGGCTGTGTGGTGCTTTGCACCGTGCGCATGGCGAAGATTCTGGAGGTGGATCGAGCCAACCTGACGATGCTGGTGGAGCCGGGGGTGACGACTCTGCAGGCGGCCGACGCGGCGTCCGCCGCGGGACTGTTTTATCCGCCCGATCCGGGATCGATGCGGATTTCGACCATCGGCGGGAATGTGGCGGAAAACTCGGGCGGCTTGCGTGGCTTGAAGTACGGCATCACGCGCAATTACGTGATGGGACTGGAGGTGGTGTTGCCGGATGGGGAGGTTTTGTGGACCGGCAACAAGTGTGTGAAGGATGTGGCCGGTTATTCACTCAAGGATTTGTTCGTGGGATCCGAAGGCACCCTCGGGGTGATCACGAAAGTGCTCTTGCGTCTCATTCCCAAGCCCGCGGCGAAGAAGACCATGGTGGCGACATTTTCGTCCATGGAGTCGGCGGCGCAAACCGTGTCCGACATCATCGCAGCTCAGATTATTCCCTGCACCCTGGAGTTTCTGGATCGAACGACCATTCATTGCGTCGAGGATTACGCCAAAGTGGGGCTGCCGCTGGATTGCGAGAGTTTGTTGTTGATGGAGACGGACGGGCATCCAGCGGCGGTAGCGGAGGAGGCGGCGCGGATGGAGGAATGCGCGCGGAAGAACGGTTGTTTGGAAGTGAGGGTGGCCAAGGATGATGCCGAGGCCACGCGTTTGGCGACGGCCCGACGCAGCGCCTTCTCGGCCTTGGCCCGGGTTTCTCCCACCACGATCTTGGAGGACGCGACGGTGCCTCGAAGCGAGTTGGCCCGGATGATTCGGTTTGTCGAAGCGGTGGCCAGGAAGTATCGCCTGCGGATTGGAACCTTCGGTCACATGGGCGATGGCAATCTGCATCCCACGTTTCTGACGGACGAGCGGAACCATGAGGAAATGCATCGAATCGAGCAGGCGTTTCACGAGATTTTTGAGGAAGCGATCCGGCTGGGAGGAACCATTACCGGGGAACACGGCGTGGGGGTGGCCAAAAAATCGTTCTTGCCGAAGTTCGCCGGGGACACGCAGATGCGAGTGATGCGTTGCTTGCGTCAGGCGCTTGATCCGAACCGGATTTTGAACCCAGGCAAAATGTTTGACTGAGGGCTGGCCATCCGGCTGGTGATCTGCTCGAAGCTCACGGCGTAGCCTTTCCCGTCATGCCCGACTCCCCCCAGGCCGAGCGAAGTTCGGAGAAGTCCTTCGTCCGATGGGTGGAGTATGCCAGCGCGCTCTGTTTGGGCGGGATGGGTGGATTTCTGGTTTCGCTCCGGCAGGTCAATCCCAAGCTTCGGTTCGAAATCGACGCGCTTACGGTGCTGTCCGGGCTTGTTTGCTTTGTTGGAACGTTGGTGGCGTGGAGATGGATTGAAAAGCAAGGCGGGGATACTCAGGCGGGAAAACGGACCCGGAGGGTGGCGGCTGGGCTGGTGGTGCTGGTGGCATTGGCTTTGGCGTCGAGTTTTCTCTATTCGCTCAAAGACGTTTCTGCCGAGAAGCGCCATGATTTTTTGGTGGGCACATTTTGCGCCCTTCTTGTCTTGGCGGTGGTAGGATACGTGATTCGCCGCGTGGGGAAATTCCTGGAAGACCCGCCCTCGGAATAAAAAAGGTCCGGAGCGGGGCTCCGGACCTTTGGGGATTCGGCTAAATACCGGCTGCGCTCCGATCAGCGGATGGGAACGAGGCCGACATTTTCCTTGTACCAGGCCATGTCGAGCTTGCCGGCGGCATCAAAGTTTCGCACGGGGACGGAACTGTATTTCACTTTATATTTCGAAGCGGCGCTCAACCACTTGTGGATCTCGGCATGGCCATCCGCAAAACTGAACCCACAAGCGCCATTGTGGTAGGAAGCGGGGACGTCTCCCCACTGGGATCCATTGTGGTCGGCAATAAAAAAGGCGTCATTGATCGTATCGGGATGTTCGTCGAGGGTCAGCCATGTTTTGGTGGGCGACACCACGTCGGACACCTTGAGGAACTGGCGGAAGGCGCCGTTAAAAGCCCAACTGGCGCCGCGGGCACTGTTGTCGTTGGCATCATTGTTGGAGCGTCCGAAGAACGCGTTCATGGACATGCTGCGATTGCGTTGGGGGAAATTGGCCCGGCGTTGGGTGGGACTCAGGTAGTTATCCGCAGGGCATTTGTAGATGCCCACAGCCCCGGCGGTGTACGGCCCGAGCACCCCATTGCGCACCCACAAGAGGTTGGTGACGCTGACTGAGTCGATGTCCGTGCCGGCGGACCAGGTCATCACGTTGTTGACCCAGTTGTTGAATTTCTTGGACTGGATGGCTTCCTGGGTGCCGGGGATGGTGAAGTTGTTGGCGCAAGCATCGTTGAAGTCCCCGGCATAGAGCGTCCAGCCGGTGACGAGTTGCTTGTTGTTGCTGAGACAACTGATGCCATGGGCTTTGGTTTTGGCCTTGGACAAGGCCGGCAAGA contains:
- a CDS encoding class I SAM-dependent methyltransferase yields the protein MGTNLTAETHSSTPLWVRRLAHGVVDAYNAVVVALQPPWTPGPAVPELFEIAERARSLSDISDHLVPLYYETLELAPKLIVELGVRGGESTFVFERVARRTGAALVSVDLEDCSKVLDYPRWNFVRADDIEFSQRFPDWCREKQLPAEIDALFIDTSHVYEHTLQEMKSWLPWVGARGKVFFHDTNQRRFYWRRNGTAGLGWWNERGVIRAIEDYFGRRFDERRDFVDAAGGWMIRHTSTCSGLTILSRIPGADGSGR
- a CDS encoding Uma2 family endonuclease codes for the protein MSTALEQTKRVWTEADLEALPGEGYTHEVINGKLIMSPKNHFFHERICMRLSMAMNTFANERRLGVVLGSNAGFWMRNRNCRAPDFSFVTKDRLDKLGFQPRSRTFFPGAPDLAVEVLSPSNTPAEVQDRLDDFFDSGSRLAWIIHPEEEFVEICHSPTRRQILGRGASLAGENLMPGFTFPIADLFKEWDWD
- a CDS encoding glycosyltransferase family 2 protein: MPASIPSVPPAKPWDLAVAYRIYPGIGRPPPCYGDDKLMLSDFCLRSFKQAMEGVKAKIWVLLDGCPPTYRRLFERMFPEGNLVIQELPGVGNLPTFGRQIELLTEQADADWVYFAEDDYFYFPGAFAEMLRQLQRQDGPDFVTPYDHLDYYTSPIHEAYSKPRPAKDRVWRPAGSSCLTFMTGRETLRQTTPLFRSYCRGNTDLALWLSVTRHPTLFPPGALRVARRQPGLLRFLAQSWWFHPGQNARGKRWTLAAPVPTMAAHMERHYLPPGLAWDQIFSEAASAWSMPPIPAGKACA
- a CDS encoding FAD-binding protein, with translation MESAGKTWTELVRILSSDRVLTAREDLIPYSFDGTAALTQAPGAVVFVETADEVAAILKWANAEKIPIVTRGSGTGLSGGSLPVPGCVVLCTVRMAKILEVDRANLTMLVEPGVTTLQAADAASAAGLFYPPDPGSMRISTIGGNVAENSGGLRGLKYGITRNYVMGLEVVLPDGEVLWTGNKCVKDVAGYSLKDLFVGSEGTLGVITKVLLRLIPKPAAKKTMVATFSSMESAAQTVSDIIAAQIIPCTLEFLDRTTIHCVEDYAKVGLPLDCESLLLMETDGHPAAVAEEAARMEECARKNGCLEVRVAKDDAEATRLATARRSAFSALARVSPTTILEDATVPRSELARMIRFVEAVARKYRLRIGTFGHMGDGNLHPTFLTDERNHEEMHRIEQAFHEIFEEAIRLGGTITGEHGVGVAKKSFLPKFAGDTQMRVMRCLRQALDPNRILNPGKMFD
- a CDS encoding type II secretion system protein, with product MHGNSIRLKKSKIFGTLKSLQKTLMKSTTSNFLSRRGFTLIELLVVIAIIAILAGMLLPALSKAKTKAHGISCLSNNKQLVTGWTLYAGDFNDACANNFTIPGTQEAIQSKKFNNWVNNVMTWSAGTDIDSVSVTNLLWVRNGVLGPYTAGAVGIYKCPADNYLSPTQRRANFPQRNRSMSMNAFFGRSNNDANDNSARGASWAFNGAFRQFLKVSDVVSPTKTWLTLDEHPDTINDAFFIADHNGSQWGDVPASYHNGACGFSFADGHAEIHKWLSAASKYKVKYSSVPVRNFDAAGKLDMAWYKENVGLVPIR